One genomic region from Sphingobacterium multivorum encodes:
- a CDS encoding YraN family protein, with protein MAKHLETGEWGEQMAMEYLVKIGYKIVLRNWRFKNLEVDLIVVDKDTLVFVEVKTRSGTDFGEPYEFVDRKKQRLLIRAAQAYILKTGYVGEVRFDVVAITKSPKTALNHIKDAFWDS; from the coding sequence ATGGCAAAGCATCTTGAAACGGGCGAATGGGGCGAGCAGATGGCTATGGAATACCTCGTCAAGATAGGCTATAAAATAGTGTTAAGAAATTGGCGATTTAAGAATTTAGAAGTAGATTTGATTGTCGTGGACAAGGATACCTTGGTATTTGTTGAAGTAAAAACACGATCGGGAACGGATTTCGGCGAACCCTACGAATTTGTAGACCGCAAAAAACAGCGTCTATTGATTCGTGCAGCTCAGGCTTATATTCTTAAAACAGGTTATGTCGGTGAAGTCAGATTTGATGTTGTCGCAATAACAAAATCTCCCAAAACAGCGCTCAATCATATCAAAGATGCG